The segment CTTCTAGACTTGGATCCAGTAACTGAGCAAACTTACCACTCTCTAGGATTGGATTTGCCTGGGAAAGAGATGCAGTTTAGTCATTTCAAAGAGTAACATTGCTTCCCATGATTTTGGTTACACAATGGCAAAGTTTGCAGGATAGAAAAAAATGTGAAAGTTATGGACAGTTATGCTTACCCACATGACAAGGCTCTCCTGGCCTTTAGATTGGTCGACGCAGATTGGTTTTCTACCAGATAGGAGCTCGAGCAATACAACACCAAACGCATAGACATCAATCTTGTCGGTTACTTTACCGTGCATGAAGTACTCCGGTGCTAGATAACTGTCAAAAAAcattaaaagttttaatgagGATGCTTGAtggagtgatgatgatgatgattatcaCTTATCAGGGAAGGACTAAAGAATGCAAATTAAATACCCAAATGTTCCCGCAATACCCCCACATGACACATGCTGTGCAGCACTTGAAGCCAGGCTGGCAAATCCGAAATCTGAGAGCTGAACCAGTATATAATTTCAGTgtcaaataacaaaaaataagattaagaatatttttattgCATCTGTGAAGTGAACTCAGATTAAGATGAAATGTAGAAGTACCTGTGGCTCAAAATCATCTGCCAGAAGAATATTAGAAGATTTCACATCCCGGTGAATCACTTGTGGATCGTGAGTATTATGTAGATAGTCTAACGCCTCTGCAACACCCTCTGCCACTTTATATCTCTCCAGCCAGCCAAAACTAGCGGCATCCTTTCTATAACCTAAATCAAGAAATGAGAACAATCAAGATAGATATCTCTCTATGTATGAGAATCCAGAGGGGATATCGAAAGTAGACTATAATACCATGAAGGTTTTCTTCAAGGCTTCCTCGTGATACATAGTCATACACCAGCATTAAATTATTGTTCTCAAAACAGAAACCAAAGAGTGACACAATATTCTTGTGATGCACACTTGTAATGACTTCAATTTCCAGTATAAACTCTTTCAACACATCCAGACAAGGCTTCAATACTTTGACAGCCAGTTCCCTCCCATCTGATAGGTCTCCTTTATAAACATAACTATTACCACCTTCTCCAATCAAGCTATCTGGAAACagaagccaaaaaaaaaaaaagtatccaTTAGCAAAGTCACGCCAAACCCAAACCCAATGTCAGAACATGGAAAAGGACATACCGGATGCAAAGTTTGAGGTGATTGACACAACTTCGTCGTATGTGAATAATCTACACGTGGAAGAGTACTTTTCATGTAGACCCTCCAGCTCTTCCGGAACGTTGTTCGATCCTCCAAGGCAGGGAGAAAGAGGAGACGACAGCATATGCTCAGAACCGGATCGTGAAACGGAGACATCTTCACCATCGATGCTAGAAGAAGAGCAATCTTCATCACAACCAGAATCACTCCGTTTCCTGTCGAGATACGCTACAGCTTCTGAGTTCCGACCCCGGAGCCTCGAAACCCACTGAAGTACAGCCTTCTTAGCAGACACTCTGGTCCAGCTACTTCGATTACCGTAAATCCCCCGGAAGAAACGCCAACCCTGTGAGCCTGAACCAGTCTCGCTCGTTTGCACTGTCACTAAAGCCAACGAATTGTCAACACCTGAGCTCTCGGTAGACTGTAACGACGAAGTACGACTAGGTCTAGTAGTAGCAGTCCAGCGTGAGCTGGACCTTGCAGGGCTAAAGCTGTTTCCAATCTTCGCCGCTTCAATAGCAATGTTGGGTGATGATCCACAGGGAACAATCATGAGTGATGATCCATCTGCACATTCAAAAGCACAAAACTTTTCTTTAATCTAAACAGAGAAACAGGCATCATCTAATCTAAACATACCATTGCTATTATGCACCACCCTGCGGAACATGATCTTGCCACTCTTAACAGCAAAAACAGAGACATCCTTGGAAAGATTCCTAGCGCAATACTTGGCTAGAGAAGCTGAGGAGCGGATGGTATGGTGTCTCTTAGAAGAACCAACGATTAAACTTGTAGCTCCGGATGATTTGACTTCCTGTACAAGAACTTTCCTCGCTGACTTCCCTCTGAAAACCTTCAGCTTTAAATCAACCTGTGTTTCACAAAAACATCCACTTCACTAAACACTATCCTCAAAGTTTCCACCTTTTTTTCTTAAGAGAGAAGAAACGAAACACTTGCCTGTTTTAAGTTGCAGAAGCTTTCATAGACACCAAGCATAGTGTCAAAGGTTCTTACCAGTGAAACTAGCGACGTTGAGCCttctgcaaaacaaaaaaaaacataaattaaaaaaaaaaagagaaaaacagagtaaaaacaGAGAGATCTAAAAAAGAACAAACCGAGAGAGTAGTCGAGGACGTGGAGAGCAACGATTCGATCTCCAGGACGAGCTACATTCACTAGAGACCACGTCAGCACCTCTCTACTCCATTCGTCCGGTTTCACGCCGATTATTACTAACGCCGAACCGTCCGCATCTGACGCCGTTAACGGTTCCtcgactcctcctcctccgttaGGTGCCATCTCGATTCTTCTCTTAGCGATTCACTCACTCGcacagtctctctctctctctctctctgtatatCTAAGTAGCAAATcgctctctctctatctctatctctctctgtcTTCTATCGTGTTTTGTCGTTTTGCAATTAGGCAAAGAGGAGAGAGCGAATCACGTTAACTGTCTTCGGGAGAAAAGTGGGAGAGAGCGAGGGCATGTTTTGTGCTCTCTGGTTTGAATGAATCTCGGCCGTTGATTTAACCATCATGATCCGatcatgacttttttttttttttt is part of the Raphanus sativus cultivar WK10039 chromosome 5, ASM80110v3, whole genome shotgun sequence genome and harbors:
- the LOC108863410 gene encoding protein kinase STUNTED, translating into MAPNGGGGVEEPLTASDADGSALVIIGVKPDEWSREVLTWSLVNVARPGDRIVALHVLDYSLEGSTSLVSLVRTFDTMLGVYESFCNLKQVDLKLKVFRGKSARKVLVQEVKSSGATSLIVGSSKRHHTIRSSASLAKYCARNLSKDVSVFAVKSGKIMFRRVVHNSNDGSSLMIVPCGSSPNIAIEAAKIGNSFSPARSSSRWTATTRPSRTSSLQSTESSGVDNSLALVTVQTSETGSGSQGWRFFRGIYGNRSSWTRVSAKKAVLQWVSRLRGRNSEAVAYLDRKRSDSGCDEDCSSSSIDGEDVSVSRSGSEHMLSSPLSPCLGGSNNVPEELEGLHEKYSSTCRLFTYDEVVSITSNFASDSLIGEGGNSYVYKGDLSDGRELAVKVLKPCLDVLKEFILEIEVITSVHHKNIVSLFGFCFENNNLMLVYDYVSRGSLEENLHGYRKDAASFGWLERYKVAEGVAEALDYLHNTHDPQVIHRDVKSSNILLADDFEPQLSDFGFASLASSAAQHVSCGGIAGTFGYLAPEYFMHGKVTDKIDVYAFGVVLLELLSGRKPICVDQSKGQESLVMWANPILESGKFAQLLDPSLEADDSSKDLIEKLLLAATLCIKRAPHDRPQIGLVVKILQGDEDATEWGKQQVRASEDATAYLTNIESHINLALLDLEDDAASDSSPEASSISVEDYLKGRWSRTDSFSFN